The Syngnathoides biaculeatus isolate LvHL_M chromosome 6, ASM1980259v1, whole genome shotgun sequence genome has a window encoding:
- the LOC133502596 gene encoding titin-like has translation MEARADKETQNETKATDAVSSTSAIAGEQLTRSGERKTQNPQYQSSNDTAKEKVLKPTLQLGCTTLTVKSGEELKVDIPVLGNPAPKLEWKKDGQTVKETSRLEISTTSSMTVLHIRHATREHVGQYSITASNNAGNYTGKITVVVLEKPDPPIGSVKIDEVSSDYVCISWEPPTYTGGCQLDNYVVEKRELTNMEWEIVSATTVRTAMKVTKLKTGNEYQFRVFAENRYGKSGAITSSVVLAQYPFSVPMASGTPFVSAVTKYSMLVEWAPPGRDGGSPVIGYHLERKEKNSILWTKLNKFVIPDTRFKTTGLEEGIEYEFRVFAENIAGLSLSSNVSDCYVARDPCDPPGKPEAVVITKDNVTLQWAKPGYDGGSSITGYIVEKKELPDGRWMKANFTNVIENQFTVTGLTGGQSYEFRVTAKNGAGVWSKPSESLIIFAEDVIERPSVFMAPKYKSTIVVKAGETFTIEADYFGKPLPDVRWLKDGEEINKATQRTDVKNTLTHTTLTIRDCTRVDGGRFILSLTNIDGTTSMPVNVKVLDTPSSPGGPLRVKVVTAEKCNLHWNPPSNDGGASISHYIVEKRETHRVTWTSVDPHVEAISYKATKLTPGREYIFRVCAVNKFGVGEFLESEPIIAQNPFKTPSAPSTPIAIAVTVDSVMVAWERPETDGGSEIDGYILERLDKEGVRWTKCNKRRLNDLRFRCTGLTEGHYYQFRVSAENTAGVGAPSEASDYIKVCEPSYPPGAPTNLKVTDYSSSTVSLSWSKSVYDGGAPITGFVVEMKEAADDEWITCTPNTEDTKDTIKGLRQNGEYNFRVRATNGNGVSEPVVLPGSVVAAEKLEQPEVELDTALRKLVSVRACSTLRLYVPIRGRPEPAVKWSKEGGPLSEHVQIEVTGSYTLLMIENVNRSDTGKYVLTVTNCKGSKSAFINVQVLDTPSAPTNLQVKDVQRDSVHISWEAPLIDGGAEISHYAVEKREEARKVFTSVCSKCTRNSCKIDNVQEGCFYYFRVLAVNEYGSGPPAETNEPVKVSEAPLPPGKIIQSDITSDSVRLSWEKPHHDGGSKISCYIVEMQAAGHDTWRTCFQGKTLETVITGLTKGMDYLFRVSAVNEKGKSEPKLLSTPVTVKDTSFQPVINLLFTTFSVKAGNDLRIDVPFKGVPHPRVTWKKDGNMLKETCRVNVSTSDMSSQILIKDATKIDVGLYEVTVTNSAGTASAEIHVNVFEKPGPPCDLTVEEVSADFVSLTWQHPQYTGGCQISNYVVEKRDAGSTIWQTVSATVARNSIKISRLTQGTEYHFRVATENRYGRSSFVESEPIIAQYPFKAPGPPINISVVSASKSIMVVTWSPASSDGGSPVIGYHIECKDQSSILWTKLNKGPVTENRFKVTSIEEGLIYEFRVYAENIAGVSPCSKASEPVAARDQCEPPRNLTVTNITNSSVSLSWEEPQYDGGAKITSFIVERKDLPDSCWLKCNFTSLRDTFFEVTGLTEGEQYDFRVLAKNAAELLSAPSEATGPVTVQDDVEPPRIIIGDKFRQVLVVKVGDPLRIDADISGHPNPTVLWFKNGRTISTKGRIEITATKTHTSLLIRESIRKDSGQYILTLQSTVGTTSIAITCRVLDRPGPPAGPLQISGLSAEKVTLSWGPPHETGGAEIMHYIVEKCETSRVAWTIIYGDLMATTCKITKLLKGNEYLFRVKAVNKYGEGESLESDPIKAVDPYTIPSAPMDVEVTSTTRETMTICWKRPVSDGGSRISGYITEKREKQGIRWIRVNKKPVYDLRVKASGLHEGCEYEFRVFAENAAGISEPSLPCPLTMAEDPKFLPSPPEKPAVLDSSKSSITLSWNKPLFDGGAPVTGYKVEFRKNAEDVWAVGTENTDKTVFKVAGLTSGTEYVFVVRSINKVGISEASPETDPYVAVDREEEPRFDISPDMRKTLHVKEGSTFTLTVPFTGKPAPSVMWEKVNVDLRIRGLINTTSLATSITVEKVTRDDTGKYIVKLQNSVGNASLTLSVKVLDSPGPPTHLAVKDVTKNSATITWDMPENEGGASVKNYLVDMLDISKKGWTRLTNRCHRLSYKVTDLEEGGIYYFRVTAENEFGIGVPAEMREGTRMTDSTDWETNPGA, from the exons ATGGAGGCAAGAGCAGACAAAGAA acacaaaatgaaacaaaggctactgatGCTGTGTCATCCACCTCTGCCATTGCTGGAG AACAGCTCACCAGGTCTGGTGAAAGAAAGACACAAAACCCTCAATATCAGTCTTCTAATGATACAGCAAAGGAAAAGGTTTTAAAACCAACCTTGCAACTGGGTTGTACCACACTCACGGTAAAAAGTGGTGAAGAATTGAAAGTAGACATACCAGTGCTGGGGAATCCAGCCCCAAAATTagaatggaaaaaagatggacaGACTGTCAAAGAGACATCCAGGCTGGAGATCTCAACTACATCATCAATGACAGTTCTTCATATCAGACATGCTACCAGAGAGCACGTTGGTCAATACTCCATCACAGCAAGTAACAATGCTGGAAACTATACAGGAAAAATCACAGTGGTGGTTCTTGAAAAGCCTGACCCACCCATAGGGTCTGTGAAGATTGATGAGGTCAGTTCTGACTATGTATGCATTTCTTGGGAGCCACCCACATACACAGGAGGCTGTCAGCTTGACAACTACGTCGTGGAGAAGCGTGAACTTACTAACATGGAGTGGGAAATTGTATCAGCAACGACAGTGCGAACAGCAATGAAAGTCACTAAATTAAAGACCGGCAATGAATATCAATTCAGAGTGTTTGCAGAAAATAGGTATGGAAAGAGTGGAGCAATCACATCTTCGGTTGTACTTGCACAGTACCCATTTAGTGTCCCCATGGCGTCTGGTACACCTTTTGTTTCCGCAGTAACAAAGTACAGCATGTTAGTTGAATGGGCACCCCCAGGCCGAGATGGAGGAAGTCCTGTCATTGGCTATCACTTGgaacgaaaggaaaagaacagcATCTTATGGACCAAGCTGAACAAATTTGTCATACCTGACACCCGATTCAAAACGACGGGGCTGGAGGAAGGCATCGAGTATGAATTCAGAGTCTTTGCTGAGAATATTGCTGGACTCAGTCTGTCAAGCAACGTATCTGACTGCTATGTGGCGAGAGATCCTTGTGATCCACCTGGTAAACCTGAAGCTGTTGTTATCACCAAAGATAACGTCACACTGCAGTGGGCAAAACCTGGCTATGATGGTGGAAGCTCTATTACAGGGTATATTGTGGAGAAGAAAGAGCTTCCAGATGGCCGGTGGATGAAGGCAAACTTCACCAATGTTATTGAAAATCAGTTCACAGTTACAGGTTTGACAGGAGGTCAAAGTTATGAGTTCAGAGTGACTGCAAAGAATGGTGCAGGTGTTTGGAGCAAACCCTCTGAAAGTTTAATCATCTTTGCGGAAGATGTAATTGAAAGACCCTCTGTGTTCATGGCCCCCAAGTACAAGAGTACAATTGTTGTTAAGGCTGGCGAAACATTTACAATTGAAGCTGATTATTTTGGAAAACCCCTACCTGATGTAAGGTGGTTGAAGGATGGTGAGGAAATCAACAAAGCTACACAAAGAACAGATGTAAAAAACACTCTCACTCATACAACACTAACCATTAGGGACTGTACACGGGTGGATGGTGGACGCTTCATCCTGAGTCTCACTAACATCGATGGAACAACGTCAATGCCGGTAAATGTGAAGGTACTGGATACACCCAGTTCCCCAGGTGGACCTTTGAGGGTAAAAGTTGTCACTGCTGAAAAATGTAATCTTCATTGGAACCCCCCGTCAAATGATGGCGGTGCCAGTATTTCACATTACATTGTTGAAAAAAGGGAGACCCACCGTGTCACATGGACGTCGGTTGATCCCCATGTGGAAGCTATCAGTTACAAAGCAACAAAGTTGACCCCTGGGAGAGAATACATATTCCGTGTTTGTGCTGTAAACAAATTTGGTGTAGGGGAATTTCTGGAATCAGAACCTATCATTGcacaaaatccatttaaaacacCAAGTGCTCCTTCTACCCCTATCGCCATTGCTGTGACTGTAGACTCTGTCATGGTGGCATGGGAAAGACCCGAGACGGACGGAGGTTCTGAGATTGATGGCTACATCCTGGAAAGACTTGATAAAGAGGGTGTTAGATGGACAAAATGCAACAAGAGAAGACTGAATGACTTGCGTTTCAGATGTACAGGACTTACAGAAGGACATTATTATCAGTTTAGAGTATCAGCAGAGAATACTGCCGGCGTTGGTGCACCCAGTGAGGCAAGTGATTATATTAAAGTGTGTGAGCCATCATACCCTCCAGGTGCCCCTACCAACCTCAAGGTAACAGACTACTCATCCAGTACGGTTTCGCTATCCTGGTCCAAGTCTGTATATGATGGCGGAGCTCCCATTACTGGATTTGTTGTGGAGATGAAAGAAGCAGCAGATGATGAGTGGATCACATGCACACCAAACACAGAAGATACAAAAGACACAATAAAAGGTCTGAGACAAAATGGAGAGTATAACTTCCGTGTACGTGCAACGAATGGCAATGGTGTTAGTGAGCCTGTGGTATTACCAGGGTCTGTGGTTGCAGCTGAGAAACTAGAACAACCTGAAGTTGAGTTGGACACAGCTTTGAGAAAGCTGGTTAGTGTTCGAGCCTGTTCAACACTACGTCTCTATGTCCCCATCAGAGGAAGGCCAGAACCTGCGGTCAAATGGTCAAAGGAAGGTGGTCCTCTCAGTGAGCACGTCCAAATAGAAGTGACGGGCTCCTATACACTGTTGATGatagaaaatgtaaatagaaGTGACACTGGGAAGTATGTATTGACTGTTACTAACTGCAAGGGCTCTAAATCAGCATTTATCAATGTTCAAGTGTTGGATACCCCCAGTGCACCAACAAACCTGCAAGTGAAAGATGTACAAAGAGATTCTGTGCACATCTCTTGGGAGGCTCCTCTCATTGATGGAGGAGCAGAGATCTCCCATTATGCCGTGGAAAAGAGAGAGGAGGCTCGGAAGGTATTCACAAGTGTCTGTAGTAAGTGTACAAGGAACTCGTGTAAAATTGACAACGTTCAGGAGGGATGTTTTTATTACTTCCGTGTCTTGGCTGTAAACGAATATGGAAGTGGACCACCAGCTGAAACAAATGAGCCTGTTAAAGTCTCTGAAGCACCTCTTCCACCTGGGAAAATTATACAGAGTGATATCACCAGTGACAGTGTACGACTTTCGTGGGAAAAGCCACATCACGATGGAGGAAGCAAAATCTCATGTTACATTGTAGAAATGCAAGCAGCGGGGCAtgacacatggagaacatgttTTCAGGGTAAAACACTGGAAACTGTAATTACTGGACTGACAAAAGGAATGGACTATTTATTCAGAGTCAGCGCTGTGAATGAAAAGGGGAAGAGTGAACCAAAGCTCCTCTCGACACCTGTTACTGTTAAAGACACAAGTTTTCAACCTGTTATTAATTTGCTGTTCACCACATTCAGCGTGAAGGCTGGGAATGATTTAAGGATCGATGTGCCATTTAAGGGTGTACCACATCCAAGAGTAACCTGGAAAAAAGATGGCAACATGCTGAAAGAGACCTGCAGGGTAAATGTGTCTACATCGGATATGTCATCCCAAATTTTGATCAAAGATGCAACTAAGATAGATGTTGGCTTGTATGAGGTAACTGTAACTAATTCCGCTGGAACTGCGTCTGCTGAAATCCATGTTAATGTTTTCGAAAAACCTGGGCCACCATGTGACCTAACTGTAGAAGAAGTGAGCGCTGACTTTGTGTCTCTGACATGGCAGCACCCGCAATATACTGGGGGATGTCAAATCTCTAATTATGTTGTTGAAAAGAGAGATGCAGGCAGCACAATATGGCAGACTGTGTCAGCCACTGTGGCCAGAAATTCCATAAAAATATCCCGCCTGACACAGGGAACTGAATATCACTTTCGTGTTGCTACAGAGAATCGTTATGGCAGGAGTTCCTTTGTCGAGTCTGAACCTATAATAGCCCAGTATCCTTTCAAGGCCCCCGGCCCACCAATCAATATCTCCGTTGTGAGTGCCTCAAAGTCCATCATGGTTGTTACATGGAGCCCAGCAAGCAGTGATGGTGGCAGCCCTGTTATTGGCTATCACATTGAATGCAAAGATCAAAGTAGTATTCTGTGGACAAAGTTGAACAAAGGTCCGGTGACAGAAAATAGATTCAAAGTTACAAGCATTGAAGAAGGCCTCATATATGAGTTTCGGGTGTATGCTGAGAATATCGCTGGAGTAAGTCCCTGCAGTAAAGCCTCAGAGCCTGTTGCAGCAAGAGACCAGTGTGAACCCCCACGCAACCTCACAGTGACCAATATAACCAACTCTTCAGTTTCCCTCTCATGGGAGGAACCACAATACGACGGTGGGGCTAAAATAACTAGTTTTATTGTAGAACGCAAAGACCTTCCTGATAGTTGTTGGCTTAAGTGTAACTTCACCAGCTTACGTGATACATTTTTTGAGGTGACTGGTCTCACAGAGGGTGAACAGTATGACTTCAGGGTCCTAGCAAAGAATGCAGCTGAGCTCCTCAGTGCACCCTCTGAGGCCACAGGACCGGTCACTGTACAGGATGATGTGGAACCACCTAGAATTATCATCGGGGACAAATTTAGACAAGTTTTGGTTGTCAAAGTGGGTGACCCTCTAAGAATAGACGCGGATATCTCTGGCCACCCAAACCCTACCGTGTTGTGGTTTAAGAACGGTAGAACTATTAGCACAAAGGGTAGGATTGAGATTacagcaacaaaaacacatACATCTCTACTTATCCGTGAAAGCATTCGGAAAGACTCTGGACAATATATTCTGACCCTACAGAGTACTGTGGGTACTACATCTATTGCCATTACATGTAGAGTCTTAGATAGGCCTGGGCCTCCAGCTGGACCCCTGCAAATATCTGGACTTTCAGCAGAGAAAGTTACCTTATCGTGGGGACCCCCTCACGAAACCGGTGGCGCAGAGATCATGCATTACATTGTAGAGAAGTGTGAAACCAGCCGTGTAGCATGGACTATTATTTATGGTGACTTGATGGCAACTACCTGCAAAATAACAAAGCTGCTCAAAGGAAATGAATACCtctttcgagtgaaggcagtgAACAAATATGGTGAGGGGGAGAGTCTAGAAAGCGATCCCATCAAGGCAGTCGACCCCTACACCATCCCATCTGCTCCAATGGATGTTGAAGTCACAAGTACGACAAGGGAAACTATGACTATCTGCTGGAAGAGACCAGTATCTGATGGGGGAAGCCGAATTAGCGGGTACATCACTGAGAAGCGCGAAAAGCAGGGCATTCGTTGGATACGTGTTAATAAGAAGCCTGTCTATGACCTACGCGTCAAGGCCTCTGGCTTACATGAAGGATGTGAATATGAATTTCGTGTTTTTGCAGAGAATGCTGCAGGGATAAGTGAACCCAGTCTACCATGCCCTCTCACCATGGCAGAAGATCCAAAGTTTCTGCCTTCCCCTCCCGAAAAGCCTGCAGTTCTCGATTCTTCAAAGTCCTCAATCACTCTGTCATGGAACAAGCCACTTTTTGATGGCGGAGCGCCAGTCACTGGCTATAAAgttgaatttagaaaaaatgcagaagACGTCTGGGCTGTTGGAACGGAAAACACAGATAAGACCGTGTTTAAAGTAGCTGGGCTCACCTCGGGGACAGAATATGTATTTGTTGTTAGATCAATAAATAAGGTAGGCATCAGTGAGGCGAGTCCTGAAACTGATCCATATGTAGCTGTTGACAGAGAAGAGGAACCCAGGTTTGACATTAGCCCAGATATGAGGAAGACCCTTCATGTTAAAGAAGGAAGCACTTTCACCCTCACCGTACCTTTTACTGGCAAACCTGCTCCCAGCGTGATGTGGGAAAAAGTGAATGTGGATCTAAGGATCAGAGGACTGATCAACACCACCAGCTTGGCCACTTCCATTACTGTGGAAAAGGTAACTCGCGATGATACAGGCAAATACATTGTCAAACTTCAAAATAGTGTCGGGAATGCCTCTTTGACTCTAAGTGTAAAAGTTTTGGATTCCCCTGGTCCGCCAACACATTTAGCTGTTAAAGATGTTACCAAGAACTCTGCCACAATTACTTGGGACATGCCCGAGAATGAGGGAGGAGCCTCTGTTAAAAACTACCTTGTTGACATGCTGGACATCAGCAAAAAAGGATGGACAAGACTCACAAACAGATGCCACAGATTGTCCTACAAGGTGACTGACCTGGAGGAGGGGGGCATCTACTACTTTAGAGTCACTGCTGAAAATGAGTTTGGCATTGGTGTTCCGGCAGAGATGCGGGAAGGAACAAGAATGACAG attcaacAGATTGGGAAACAAATCCAGGCGCTTAG
- the LOC133501901 gene encoding calcium and integrin-binding protein 1-like has translation MFTTRKKFHGGNYKMGTTASQLGKDLLSEYQELTFLTKQEILLAHKRFTELLTKEEKDVPNARVPMEKILTLPELKSNPFRMRICHVFSTSEVKDGSLTFEDFLDLLSAFSDSATLEIKSHYAFRIFDFDDDGTLDYGDLEKLVNCLTGETDDTRLTPEEMRQLITNILDESDIDKDGTVNLSEFQHVISRSPDFVSSFKIVL, from the exons ATGTTtacaacaagaaaaaagttTCACGGAGGAAATTACAAGATGGGGACGACGGCGAGTCAACTTGGAAAGGATTTGCTCTCAGAATACCAA GAGCtgacttttttaacaaaacaagaaattctTCT ggcacataaaagATTCACTGAACTGCTAACAAAAGAGGAGAAAGACGTTCCAAACGCCAGGGTGCCCATGGAGAAGATACTAACCCTTCCAGAACTCAAG TCCAACCCCTTTAGAATGAGAATTTGCCACGTGTTTTCAACATCTGAAGTGAAAGATGGAAGCCTCACTTTTGAAGACTTCCTGGATCTTTTGAGTGCCTTTAGTGACTCGGCCACACTGGAAATCAAGTCTCATTACGCATTCCGTATATTTg ACTTTGATGATGATGGTACTCTTGACTATGGTGATCTGGAGAAACTGGTCAACTGCCTGACTGGAGAGACTGACGACACAAGACTTACCCCTGAGGAGATGAGACAGCTGATCACCAAC ATTCTTGACGAGTCTGACATCGACAAGGATGGAACCGTGAACCTCTCGGAGTTTCAGCATGTCATTTCAAGGTCACCTGATTTTGTCAG TTCCTTCAAGATTGTGCTGTGA
- the LOC133501900 gene encoding RCC1 domain-containing protein 1 isoform X1, which produces MRWFGFGFNAFGQIHAADLTIDDGTPNGIKVITPRELKCHVDGSCCKKTSGLRASWSRRASLHSNGAPSLCLAGFNAARGVDVTGCTDALIGESFLVLAFPDRFESWHMDNDEKTTPVWSMEIKTTSDSAGPSLNLPLIPDGYIAINPPFYLPLSPHLKATRLAVGAEHSVLLSASGAVYTWGLGSHGQLGHGGLSSEEHPRVVEALWGMTMSSVATGGWHTVCVSDGGDLYVWGWNESGQLGLPSRGVRSGQQTQSSQAAADNTLEEEKEKDVFISIQAFPALLDITPSCEVTTVGCGSRHTAAVTTTGDLYTWGWGQYGQLGYEASCSDVPHHVEFFTKQQMRVVNVTCGAWNTFAAVVKEEVAAS; this is translated from the exons ATGCGCTGGTTCGGCTTCGGATTCAACGCCTTTGGACAGATACATGCGGCTGATCTTACTATCGACGACGGCACCCCCAATGGAATTAAAGTGATCACACCGAGAGAATTGAAGTGTCATGTTGACGGAAGCTGCTGTAAGAAAACAAGTGGACTCCGAGCGAGTTGGAGTCGGAGAGCATCCCTCCATTCGAATG GTGCTCCCTCTTTGTGCTTGGCAGGTTTCAACGCTGCGAGGGGGGTTGACGTGACGGGGTGCACGGACGCTCTTATCGGGGAGTCTTTCTTAGTCCTCGCTTTTCCGGACAGATTTGAGTCATGGCACATGGACAACGACGAGAAGACGACTCCTGTATGGAGCATGGAAATCAAAACAACGTCTGATAGTGCTG GGCCATCTCTGAATCTGCCATTAATCCCTGATGGTTACATTGCCATAAACCCCCCCTTCTACCTACCATTATCCCCACACCTGAAGGCCACTAGGCTGGCAGTGGGTGCAGAGCACAGCGTTCTCCTCAGTGCTTCTGGAGCTGTGTACACGTGGGGGCTTGGCAG TCATGGTCAGTTAGGGCACGGGGGGCTATCATCTGAAGAGCACCCCAGGGTAGTGGAGGCCCTATGGGGCATGACCATGAGCAGTGTTGCCACAGGAGGCTGGCACACCGTCTGTGTTAGTG ATGGGGGTGACCTGTATGTGTGGGGCTGGAACGAGAGTGGCCAGCTTGGACTTCCCTCGCGAGGTGTGAGGAGTGGACAGCAGACTCAAAGTAGTCAAGCAGCAGCAG ATAATACGCTggaggaagagaaggagaaAGACGTGTTTATATCCATCCAGGCATTCCCGGCACTCTTGGACATCACTCCATCGTGTGAGGTGACAACGGTTGGCTGTGGCTCACGACACACAGCTGCAGTGACAA CCACAGGTGATCTCTACACATGGGGATGGG GTCAGTACGGTCAGCTGGGATATGAAGCATCGTGTTCAGACGTGCCGCACCATGTGGAGTTCTTCACAAAACAACAGATGCGTGTCGTCAATGTCACATGTGGGGCGTGGAATACTTTTGCCGCTGTAGTCAAGGAGGAAGTGGCTGCCTCTTAA
- the LOC133501900 gene encoding RCC1 domain-containing protein 1 isoform X3, with protein sequence MRWFGFGFNAFGQIHAADLTIDDGTPNGIKVITPRELKCHVDGSCCKKTSGLRASWSRRASLHSNGAPSLCLAGFNAARGVDVTGCTDALIGESFLVLAFPDRFESWHMDNDEKTTPVWSMEIKTTSDSAGPSLNLPLIPDGYIAINPPFYLPLSPHLKATRLAVGAEHSVLLSASGAVYTWGLGSHGQLGHGGLSSEEHPRVVEALWGMTMSSVATGGWHTVCVSDGGDLYVWGWNESGQLGLPSRGVRSGQQTQSSQAAADNTLEEEKEKDVFISIQAFPALLDITPSCEVTTVGCGSRHTAAVTSQYGQLGYEASCSDVPHHVEFFTKQQMRVVNVTCGAWNTFAAVVKEEVAAS encoded by the exons ATGCGCTGGTTCGGCTTCGGATTCAACGCCTTTGGACAGATACATGCGGCTGATCTTACTATCGACGACGGCACCCCCAATGGAATTAAAGTGATCACACCGAGAGAATTGAAGTGTCATGTTGACGGAAGCTGCTGTAAGAAAACAAGTGGACTCCGAGCGAGTTGGAGTCGGAGAGCATCCCTCCATTCGAATG GTGCTCCCTCTTTGTGCTTGGCAGGTTTCAACGCTGCGAGGGGGGTTGACGTGACGGGGTGCACGGACGCTCTTATCGGGGAGTCTTTCTTAGTCCTCGCTTTTCCGGACAGATTTGAGTCATGGCACATGGACAACGACGAGAAGACGACTCCTGTATGGAGCATGGAAATCAAAACAACGTCTGATAGTGCTG GGCCATCTCTGAATCTGCCATTAATCCCTGATGGTTACATTGCCATAAACCCCCCCTTCTACCTACCATTATCCCCACACCTGAAGGCCACTAGGCTGGCAGTGGGTGCAGAGCACAGCGTTCTCCTCAGTGCTTCTGGAGCTGTGTACACGTGGGGGCTTGGCAG TCATGGTCAGTTAGGGCACGGGGGGCTATCATCTGAAGAGCACCCCAGGGTAGTGGAGGCCCTATGGGGCATGACCATGAGCAGTGTTGCCACAGGAGGCTGGCACACCGTCTGTGTTAGTG ATGGGGGTGACCTGTATGTGTGGGGCTGGAACGAGAGTGGCCAGCTTGGACTTCCCTCGCGAGGTGTGAGGAGTGGACAGCAGACTCAAAGTAGTCAAGCAGCAGCAG ATAATACGCTggaggaagagaaggagaaAGACGTGTTTATATCCATCCAGGCATTCCCGGCACTCTTGGACATCACTCCATCGTGTGAGGTGACAACGGTTGGCTGTGGCTCACGACACACAGCTGCAGTGACAA GTCAGTACGGTCAGCTGGGATATGAAGCATCGTGTTCAGACGTGCCGCACCATGTGGAGTTCTTCACAAAACAACAGATGCGTGTCGTCAATGTCACATGTGGGGCGTGGAATACTTTTGCCGCTGTAGTCAAGGAGGAAGTGGCTGCCTCTTAA
- the LOC133501900 gene encoding RCC1 domain-containing protein 1 isoform X2 gives MRWFGFGFNAFGQIHAADLTIDDGTPNGIKVITPRELKCHVDGSCCKKTSGLRASWSRRASLHSNGAPSLCLAGFNAARGVDVTGCTDALIGESFLVLAFPDRFESWHMDNDEKTTPVWSMEIKTTSDSAGPSLNLPLIPDGYIAINPPFYLPLSPHLKATRLAVGAEHSVLLSASGAVYTWGLGSHGQLGHGGLSSEEHPRVVEALWGMTMSSVATGGWHTVCVSDGGDLYVWGWNESGQLGLPSRGVRSGQQTQSSQAAADNTLEEEKEKDVFISIQAFPALLDITPSCEVTTVGCGSRHTAAVTTTGDLYTWGWGAISLSFAQVSTVSWDMKHRVQTCRTMWSSSQNNRCVSSMSHVGRGILLPL, from the exons ATGCGCTGGTTCGGCTTCGGATTCAACGCCTTTGGACAGATACATGCGGCTGATCTTACTATCGACGACGGCACCCCCAATGGAATTAAAGTGATCACACCGAGAGAATTGAAGTGTCATGTTGACGGAAGCTGCTGTAAGAAAACAAGTGGACTCCGAGCGAGTTGGAGTCGGAGAGCATCCCTCCATTCGAATG GTGCTCCCTCTTTGTGCTTGGCAGGTTTCAACGCTGCGAGGGGGGTTGACGTGACGGGGTGCACGGACGCTCTTATCGGGGAGTCTTTCTTAGTCCTCGCTTTTCCGGACAGATTTGAGTCATGGCACATGGACAACGACGAGAAGACGACTCCTGTATGGAGCATGGAAATCAAAACAACGTCTGATAGTGCTG GGCCATCTCTGAATCTGCCATTAATCCCTGATGGTTACATTGCCATAAACCCCCCCTTCTACCTACCATTATCCCCACACCTGAAGGCCACTAGGCTGGCAGTGGGTGCAGAGCACAGCGTTCTCCTCAGTGCTTCTGGAGCTGTGTACACGTGGGGGCTTGGCAG TCATGGTCAGTTAGGGCACGGGGGGCTATCATCTGAAGAGCACCCCAGGGTAGTGGAGGCCCTATGGGGCATGACCATGAGCAGTGTTGCCACAGGAGGCTGGCACACCGTCTGTGTTAGTG ATGGGGGTGACCTGTATGTGTGGGGCTGGAACGAGAGTGGCCAGCTTGGACTTCCCTCGCGAGGTGTGAGGAGTGGACAGCAGACTCAAAGTAGTCAAGCAGCAGCAG ATAATACGCTggaggaagagaaggagaaAGACGTGTTTATATCCATCCAGGCATTCCCGGCACTCTTGGACATCACTCCATCGTGTGAGGTGACAACGGTTGGCTGTGGCTCACGACACACAGCTGCAGTGACAA CCACAGGTGATCTCTACACATGGGGATGGG GGGCAATTTCCTTGTCTTTCGCTCAGGTCAGTACGGTCAGCTGGGATATGAAGCATCGTGTTCAGACGTGCCGCACCATGTGGAGTTCTTCACAAAACAACAGATGCGTGTCGTCAATGTCACATGTGGGGCGTGGAATACTTTTGCCGCTGTAG